From the Astatotilapia calliptera chromosome 6, fAstCal1.2, whole genome shotgun sequence genome, one window contains:
- the sun2 gene encoding uncharacterized protein sun2 isoform X1, which produces MSRRSSRLVSGGYYNSDEESDSSSVTNISISYRENPVKVFKKKAGTRKPASRTSSRANSNTSSAAPDTPVTPVPSPLTIESQPVMRTVSFTPSTATPRPALTPSSSSTPRQTPPHCHPASPGNSSPAGHCSSSRPGLQFRPSHKELSQSGVDSSGYSSSEGTYRKPMAAPCSTGRVSINTGDPNTGYRSRIKSAFNSLSDSALMLGATVCAKTHDVAALANSLISSRMKKACGVALLLLLILLLCLWLFLPLLTSFITRMNVTKSPSQTQPVVPATPPPAQPNNIYSKPVVDPTIVSAVVDEKMQRLLVTNHFLAVRSKKVELQMKQELLLSQMKERLQLEMRDMKAKLEATDSDSRQHLEQQVTRLSSRMADYQSDSSTAAASLTLRIQALEDQNNKLAQELSSIQVMPPPAPCPDPTNTPIHNHLTPELQHAMEKWLTDRIKEQDAIRLSSSGSCADCGRPMADKVADFALETQGASVISTRCSETYRIRSACVTLFGFPLWYPSESPRTVIQGYPVLLPGKCWAFHGVQGTLVISLSHPIRITHVTLDHLPRYNSPTGRIDSAPKDFEVHGMENDTEEGTLLGTFTYDEYGEPTQTFKIPNPSDMVYRVVELRVLSNWGHVEYTCLYRFRVHGKIATT; this is translated from the exons ATGTCTCGCAGAAGTTCTCGCCTGGTTTCTGGTGGCTACTATAATTCAGATGAAGAATCTGACTCAAGCAGCGTGACCAACATATCTATATCCTACCGTGAAAACCCTGTTAA ggttTTCAAGAAGAAGGCCGGGACCCGCAAGCCCGCCTCCCgtacctccagcagagccaacAGCAATACTAGCTCCGCTGCCCCTGACACACCTGTCACTCCAG TCCCATCTCCATTAACCATTGAGAGCCAACCTGTCATGAGGACCGTATCTTTCACCCCATCCACAGCCACCCCGCGGCCTGCCCTGaccccatcatcatcatcaacccCGAGGCAGACACCCCCTCATTGCCACCCAGCATCTCCAGGAAACAGCTCTCCTGCAGGGCACTGCAGCTCTAGCAGGCCAGGATTACAGTTTAGACCCAGCCATAAGGAGCTGAGTCAGAGTGGCGTGGACAGCTCAGGGTACTCGTCCTCTGAGGGTACTTACAGGAAGCCCATGGCCGCCCCCTGCAGCACTGGTAGAGTCAGCATTAACACTGGGGATCCCAATACCGGATACAGAAGCAGAATCAAAAGTGCCTTCAACAGCCTTAGCG ACTCAGCCCTGATGCTCGGTGCGACAGTATGTGCAAAAACACATGACGTGGCAGCGTTAG CTAATTCTCTAATCAGCAGTCGCATGAAGAAGGCTTGTGGTgtggctctcctcctcctcctcatcttacTTTTAT GTCTTTGGTTGTTCCTTCCCTTGCTCACCTCTTTCATCACCCGCATGAATGTCACAAAGAGCCCATCACAGACACAGCCTGTTGTCCCTgctactcctcctcctgcccaaCCCAACAACATCTATTCCAAACCTGTGGTG GATCCTACCATTGTGTCTGCTGTAGTAGATGAAAAGATGCAACGTCTTCTGGTAACAAACCATTTCCTTGCAGTCAGGAGTAAAAAA GTGGAGCTGCAGATGAAGCAGGAGCTGCTTCTCTCCCAG ATGAAGGAGAGACTCCAGCTGGAAATGCGCGATATGAAGGCCAAGCTTGAGGCCACAGACTCCGACAGTCGGCAGCATCTGGAGCAGCAGGTCACAAGGTTGAGCAGCCGGATGGCAGATTATCAGTCAGACAGCAGCACTGCTGCTGCCAGCCTCACCCTCAGAATCCAAGCTTTAGAGGATCAGAATAATAAG TTGGCCCAGGAGTTGTCATCCATCCAGGTGATGCCTCCTCCAGCCCCCTGCCCTGATCCTACCAACACACCTATACACAATCACCTCACACCTGAGCTCCAACATGCCATGGAGAAGTGGCTCACTGACCGCATCAAG GAGCAGGATGCAATCAGGCTCAGCAGCAGTGGAAGCTGCGCAGACTGTGGACGTCCCATGGCTGATAAAGTGGCTGACTTTGCCCTGGAGACTCAAG gtgCCAGTGTGATCAGTACCAGGTGTTCAGAGACGTACCGTATTCGTTCAGCATGTGTGACCCTGTTTGGTTTCCCTCTTTGGTATCCATCTGAAAGCCCGCGCACTGTCATTCAG GGTTACCCAGTGCTGCTTCCAGGGAAATGCTGGGCGTTTCATGGTGTCCAGGGAACACTTGTGATCTCTTTGTCCCACCCCATACGGATAACTCATGTGACACTGGACCACCTACCACGCTACAACTCTCCCACTGGCCGAATTGACTCAGCACCCAAAGACTTTGAAGTCCAT gGGATGGAAAACGACACAGAAGAAGGAACACTGCTGGGGACGTTCACTTACGATGAGTATGGAGAGCCAACGCAGACGTTTAAGATTCCT AATCCGAGCGACATGGTTTACAGAGTCGTGGAGCTGAGAGTTCTCAGTAACTGGGGTCACGTCGAGTATACGTGTCTTTACCGTTTCCGTGTGCACGGAAAGATCGCCACCACGTGA
- the sun2 gene encoding uncharacterized protein sun2 isoform X2, giving the protein MSRRSSRLVSGGYYNSDEESDSSSVTNISISYRENPVKVFKKKAGTRKPASRTSSRANSNTSSAAPDTPVTPVPSPLTIESQPVMRTVSFTPSTATPRPALTPSSSSTPRQTPPHCHPASPGNSSPAGHCSSSRPGLQFRPSHKELSQSGVDSSGYSSSEGTYRKPMAAPCSTGRVSINTGDPNTGYRSRIKSAFNSLSDSALMLGATVCAKTHDVAALANSLISSRMKKACGVALLLLLILLLCLWLFLPLLTSFITRMNVTKSPSQTQPVVPATPPPAQPNNIYSKPVVDPTIVSAVVDEKMQRLLVELQMKQELLLSQMKERLQLEMRDMKAKLEATDSDSRQHLEQQVTRLSSRMADYQSDSSTAAASLTLRIQALEDQNNKLAQELSSIQVMPPPAPCPDPTNTPIHNHLTPELQHAMEKWLTDRIKEQDAIRLSSSGSCADCGRPMADKVADFALETQGASVISTRCSETYRIRSACVTLFGFPLWYPSESPRTVIQGYPVLLPGKCWAFHGVQGTLVISLSHPIRITHVTLDHLPRYNSPTGRIDSAPKDFEVHGMENDTEEGTLLGTFTYDEYGEPTQTFKIPNPSDMVYRVVELRVLSNWGHVEYTCLYRFRVHGKIATT; this is encoded by the exons ATGTCTCGCAGAAGTTCTCGCCTGGTTTCTGGTGGCTACTATAATTCAGATGAAGAATCTGACTCAAGCAGCGTGACCAACATATCTATATCCTACCGTGAAAACCCTGTTAA ggttTTCAAGAAGAAGGCCGGGACCCGCAAGCCCGCCTCCCgtacctccagcagagccaacAGCAATACTAGCTCCGCTGCCCCTGACACACCTGTCACTCCAG TCCCATCTCCATTAACCATTGAGAGCCAACCTGTCATGAGGACCGTATCTTTCACCCCATCCACAGCCACCCCGCGGCCTGCCCTGaccccatcatcatcatcaacccCGAGGCAGACACCCCCTCATTGCCACCCAGCATCTCCAGGAAACAGCTCTCCTGCAGGGCACTGCAGCTCTAGCAGGCCAGGATTACAGTTTAGACCCAGCCATAAGGAGCTGAGTCAGAGTGGCGTGGACAGCTCAGGGTACTCGTCCTCTGAGGGTACTTACAGGAAGCCCATGGCCGCCCCCTGCAGCACTGGTAGAGTCAGCATTAACACTGGGGATCCCAATACCGGATACAGAAGCAGAATCAAAAGTGCCTTCAACAGCCTTAGCG ACTCAGCCCTGATGCTCGGTGCGACAGTATGTGCAAAAACACATGACGTGGCAGCGTTAG CTAATTCTCTAATCAGCAGTCGCATGAAGAAGGCTTGTGGTgtggctctcctcctcctcctcatcttacTTTTAT GTCTTTGGTTGTTCCTTCCCTTGCTCACCTCTTTCATCACCCGCATGAATGTCACAAAGAGCCCATCACAGACACAGCCTGTTGTCCCTgctactcctcctcctgcccaaCCCAACAACATCTATTCCAAACCTGTGGTG GATCCTACCATTGTGTCTGCTGTAGTAGATGAAAAGATGCAACGTCTTCTG GTGGAGCTGCAGATGAAGCAGGAGCTGCTTCTCTCCCAG ATGAAGGAGAGACTCCAGCTGGAAATGCGCGATATGAAGGCCAAGCTTGAGGCCACAGACTCCGACAGTCGGCAGCATCTGGAGCAGCAGGTCACAAGGTTGAGCAGCCGGATGGCAGATTATCAGTCAGACAGCAGCACTGCTGCTGCCAGCCTCACCCTCAGAATCCAAGCTTTAGAGGATCAGAATAATAAG TTGGCCCAGGAGTTGTCATCCATCCAGGTGATGCCTCCTCCAGCCCCCTGCCCTGATCCTACCAACACACCTATACACAATCACCTCACACCTGAGCTCCAACATGCCATGGAGAAGTGGCTCACTGACCGCATCAAG GAGCAGGATGCAATCAGGCTCAGCAGCAGTGGAAGCTGCGCAGACTGTGGACGTCCCATGGCTGATAAAGTGGCTGACTTTGCCCTGGAGACTCAAG gtgCCAGTGTGATCAGTACCAGGTGTTCAGAGACGTACCGTATTCGTTCAGCATGTGTGACCCTGTTTGGTTTCCCTCTTTGGTATCCATCTGAAAGCCCGCGCACTGTCATTCAG GGTTACCCAGTGCTGCTTCCAGGGAAATGCTGGGCGTTTCATGGTGTCCAGGGAACACTTGTGATCTCTTTGTCCCACCCCATACGGATAACTCATGTGACACTGGACCACCTACCACGCTACAACTCTCCCACTGGCCGAATTGACTCAGCACCCAAAGACTTTGAAGTCCAT gGGATGGAAAACGACACAGAAGAAGGAACACTGCTGGGGACGTTCACTTACGATGAGTATGGAGAGCCAACGCAGACGTTTAAGATTCCT AATCCGAGCGACATGGTTTACAGAGTCGTGGAGCTGAGAGTTCTCAGTAACTGGGGTCACGTCGAGTATACGTGTCTTTACCGTTTCCGTGTGCACGGAAAGATCGCCACCACGTGA
- the LOC113023342 gene encoding uncharacterized protein LOC113023342, translating to MPFFTTTLFTRRIIRSMSSALQRHVIWESDGLVAYLHPRPWTPGSVILESSTPGTQGGSIFHLGEPEYLSWLLGARAVAELLCDRLGVRRCALVSRPHRDRPAQIRILPLCGLDAEWRPHLAGEEEHNAHDPGYCTSRTAPRWSDSSLTEIQTRIRAKLPLPDAPPDLTFLGDDPAHPSLFSRIVRGEEQQWRVWEDKGHVAFLTPFPNSPGFTVLVPRRPLTSDIFRLEKEDYERLVLAAKKVSWLLEDGLGAWGVGLIFEGFEIDYAHAKLIPLFLLPLLAGENKPDKPPSPQFYPTYPGYVTSEDGPEASLESLKIMHTKISQM from the exons ATGCCCTTCTTTACtacaactttattcacaaggcGTATTATTAGAAG CATGTCGTCCGCTCTTCAGCGTCACGTCATCTGGGAGTCAGATGGGCTGGTAGCCTACCTTCACCCTCGGCCCTGGACCCCGGGCTCTGTCATCCTGGAGAGCAGCACCCCCGGGACCCAAGGAGGCAGCATTTTCCACCTGGGGGAGCCAGAGTACTTGTCCTGGCTGCTTGGGGCGAGAGCTGTGGCAGAGCTGCTTTGTGACAGGCTGGGAGTTCGGAGGTGTGCGCTGGTCAGCAGACCCCACAGAGATAGACCTGCTCAG ATCCGTATCCTCCCCCTGTGTGGTCTGGACGCAGAGTGGCGCCCTCATCTGGCTGGGGAAGAAGAGCACAACGCCCATGACCCGGGATACTGCACTTCCAGGACTGCCCCACGATGGAGTGACTCCAGCCTGACTGAAATCCAGACCAGGATTCGAGCCAAACTGCCACTGCCTGATGCCCCCCCTGATCTGACCTTCCTCGGGGACGATCCGGCTCACCCTTCGCTGTTCTCACGTATTGTTCGTGGTGAGGAGCAGCAGTGGCGCGTGTGGGAGGACAAAGGTCATGTGGCTTTTCTCActccattccccaactctcctGGATTCACTGTGTTAGTCCCACgccgacctttgacctctgataTATTCAGACTGGAAAAAGAAGATTACGAGAGACTGGTGCTGGCCGCCAAGAAGGTGTCGTGGCTCCTGGAGGATGGGTTGGGCGCTTGGGGGGTGGGGCTTATTTTTGAGGGTTTTGAGATCGACTACGCTCATGCCAAGCTGATACCACTATtcctgctgccattgttggcgGGTGAAAATAAACCAGATAAACCACCGTCTCCCCAGTTTTACCCCACTTACCCGGGATATGTGACATCAGAAGACGGGCCTGAAGCCAGCTTAGAGAGTCTGAAGATAATGCACACTAAAATCAGTCAAATGTAA
- the LOC113023341 gene encoding G-protein coupled receptor 4, which yields MFISELLVIMGTSCSKWRRPGPQEKSKPFKLLCSAMSNNTLNTAYNHSANSTNPSAVHIRPLWYEFPICAVAPYGYIFYYGVKMFNLAVGTPCNILVIWQIITKKSDAFTSDTFILNLAILDAYFCLMTPVDLVNGLLLNDNGIWYFKRLAYGIKDLAPLFLVCICLDRYMAVVQPVLFAGIRDNKIRIGISVVVWGLILAYALVKCILGRMPVDGVFSGIILFAFALMIFCNISIIWALRHSVTGKEVMHPVKKRAFKMVLINLAIIVVNYLPPVALMPFASYYTAVAFQCQIRVSVYSIMDLSCSIEPLLYITKMERVEGTCCGKSVCEKPLDVTT from the exons ATGTTTATAAGTGAACTGCTGGTAATTATGGGAACATCCTGCAGTAAGTGGCGAAGACCAGGACCACAAGAAAAATCAAAACCTTTTAAG CTCCTTTGTTCTGCAATGTCCAACAACACTCTGAACACTGCCTACAATCATTCTGCAAACTCTACCAACCCCAGTGCGGTCCACATTCGTCCGCTATGGTACGAGTTCCCAATATGCGCCGTGGCCCCTTATGGCTACATTTTCTACTATGGAGTCAAGATGTTCAACCTGGCAGTAGGGACTCCGTGTAACATCTTGGTCATCTGGCAGATCATAACCAAGAAAAGCGACGCTTTCACATCTGACACCTTTATCCTCAATCTGGCCATACTGGACGCCTACTTCTGCCTCATGACGCCCGTCGACCTTGTCAATGGGTTATTGCTGAATGACAACGGCATCTGGTACTTTAAGCGATTGGCATATGGAATCAAAGACTTAGCGCCACTCTTTCTG GTGTGTATTTGTCTGGACCGCTACATGGCTGTGGTCCAACCCGTGCTCTTCGCTGGCATCCGTGACAACAAAATCCGAATCGGGATTTCTGTGGTGGTGTGGGGCCTCATATTGGCTTACGCCCTGGTGAAGTGCATCCTGGGACGCATGCCTGTCGATGGTGTCTTCAGTGGCATCATCCTTTTTGCGTTTGCATTGATGATCTTTTGTAACATCTCCATCATCTGGGCCCTTCGGCACTCTGTGACGGGAAAAGAGGTGATGCACCCGGTGAAGAAGAGGGCCTTCAAGATGGTGCTGATTAACCTGGCCATCATCGTGGTCAACTACTTGCCACCCGTGGCGCTCATGCCCTTTGCGTCATACTACACGGCTGTGGCGTTTCAATGTCAGATCCGCGTCAGTGTGTACTCCATCATGGATCTGAGCTGCAGCATTGAGCCTCTGCTCTACATCACAAAGATGGAGCGTGTGGAAGGCACATGCTGTGGAAAGAGTGTCTGTGAGAAGCCGCTCGATGTCACCACATAA